One Chryseobacterium sp. StRB126 genomic region harbors:
- a CDS encoding TonB-dependent receptor plug domain-containing protein, which yields MKKLVLPLSLMVPILIFSQQRKKDTATTRVTDIEEVVFQKKTTGRTNDLTNVKISAKEAKAVASISGGIEGLIKTLPSVNSNTELSSQYMVRGGNYDENLIYINDIEIYRPFLIRNSQQEGMSIINPDMVSTVNFSAGGFEAKYGDKMSSALNIYYREPEKFEVSGEASLIGGRLTTGLASKNKKFTALFSGRYRNTNLVLNTLKEDTDFNPTYWDFQSYLNYHVNDKLSMSFIGYYSKNDYEMIPKAKSVTFGSLQQPITVNIGYAGKENDQYKNMMGTFSMNYKPADKWKLTLDAFAYQNREREYYTIRSEYELQTFDPITKEPVSSYDMGGQTEHARNDLFVRTYGTQFRAKFSPNVNTDIEVGFKYEKENLKDLTNEWKLVDSAGYSLPRPEVIDPRSGTTTGDLRMFYYIAGKNNIEPTRLSAYAQYSQKFYWGASKVFLNAGVRVSNWSFNKETIVSPRVQFAIKPDWDTDMLFKLSGGIYYQSPFYKEIKDLDGNFNPNIKSQRSIQAILANDYEFYMYDRPFKLTTELYYKKMDNLIPYYMDNVRIRYSGQNNAKGYAYGIDTRLFGEFVPGVDSWLSASYARVYENIEGRGDIPRPTDQRFRVAMFYQDYMPQFPSMRVNLTLVYAMGLPTGSPVMFNDNGQPDFNSAYSYQKTLPAYKRVDIGLTKVFIDPKDKNKKSGFWGNFQELSLGVQVFNAFNINNTVANQWITDYNTNYMYPVPVRLTGRFFNVKLEFKL from the coding sequence TTGAAAAAACTAGTTTTACCGCTAAGCCTTATGGTTCCTATTCTGATTTTCTCCCAACAAAGAAAAAAGGATACGGCGACCACTAGAGTGACCGATATAGAGGAAGTTGTGTTCCAGAAAAAAACAACAGGAAGAACCAATGATCTTACCAATGTAAAAATTTCTGCAAAAGAAGCGAAAGCAGTAGCTTCTATCAGTGGCGGAATTGAGGGACTGATTAAAACGCTCCCTTCCGTAAACTCCAACACTGAGCTGTCTTCCCAGTATATGGTGCGTGGTGGAAACTATGATGAAAACCTTATCTACATCAATGATATTGAGATCTACAGACCTTTTCTGATCAGAAACTCTCAGCAGGAGGGGATGAGTATCATTAATCCGGATATGGTTTCCACTGTGAATTTCTCTGCTGGAGGATTTGAAGCCAAATATGGTGATAAAATGTCTTCTGCTTTAAATATCTATTACCGTGAGCCTGAAAAATTTGAGGTTTCCGGTGAAGCAAGCCTAATTGGAGGTAGATTAACCACCGGTTTAGCTTCAAAGAATAAGAAATTTACAGCATTATTTTCTGGAAGATACAGAAATACCAATCTTGTTCTTAACACCTTAAAAGAAGATACAGACTTTAATCCTACTTATTGGGATTTCCAGTCGTATTTGAATTATCATGTTAATGATAAACTCTCCATGTCATTCATAGGATATTATTCTAAGAATGATTATGAGATGATTCCTAAGGCGAAAAGTGTAACTTTTGGAAGTCTTCAGCAGCCTATTACGGTAAATATAGGTTATGCTGGTAAGGAAAATGACCAATATAAAAATATGATGGGTACATTTTCTATGAACTATAAGCCGGCTGATAAATGGAAACTTACCTTGGATGCTTTTGCTTATCAGAACAGGGAAAGAGAATATTATACCATCCGTTCAGAATATGAGCTGCAGACATTTGACCCAATAACAAAAGAACCTGTTTCTAGCTATGATATGGGAGGACAGACAGAACATGCCAGAAATGACCTGTTTGTAAGAACTTACGGAACTCAGTTCAGAGCTAAGTTTTCCCCTAATGTAAATACAGATATTGAGGTTGGTTTCAAATACGAAAAAGAAAATCTTAAAGATCTTACCAATGAATGGAAACTGGTAGATTCTGCCGGATACAGCCTTCCAAGACCGGAAGTGATTGATCCGAGATCAGGAACTACCACAGGGGATCTTAGAATGTTCTATTATATTGCAGGGAAAAATAATATTGAACCGACAAGATTATCTGCGTATGCCCAGTATTCTCAAAAATTCTACTGGGGAGCAAGTAAGGTGTTCTTAAATGCCGGAGTAAGAGTATCTAACTGGAGTTTCAATAAAGAAACAATAGTCTCTCCAAGAGTTCAGTTTGCAATAAAACCAGATTGGGATACAGATATGTTATTTAAACTTTCTGGAGGAATCTATTATCAGTCTCCGTTTTATAAAGAGATTAAAGACCTCGACGGAAATTTCAACCCCAATATAAAATCACAAAGATCTATCCAGGCAATTCTTGCTAATGACTATGAATTCTATATGTATGACAGACCGTTTAAATTAACAACGGAGCTTTATTACAAAAAAATGGATAATCTGATTCCGTATTATATGGATAATGTGAGAATCCGTTACTCAGGACAGAATAATGCTAAAGGATATGCCTATGGAATTGACACCAGATTATTCGGTGAATTTGTTCCTGGAGTAGATTCTTGGTTATCGGCGAGTTATGCAAGAGTGTATGAAAATATTGAGGGAAGAGGAGATATTCCAAGACCTACGGATCAGAGATTCAGGGTGGCGATGTTCTATCAGGATTATATGCCGCAATTCCCATCTATGAGGGTAAACCTTACTCTGGTGTATGCGATGGGATTACCAACAGGATCTCCCGTAATGTTTAATGATAACGGGCAGCCGGATTTCAATTCAGCATACAGTTATCAGAAAACATTGCCTGCTTACAAAAGAGTAGATATTGGATTAACAAAAGTATTTATTGATCCAAAGGATAAAAATAAAAAATCCGGTTTCTGGGGTAATTTCCAGGAATTATCTTTAGGAGTACAGGTTTTCAACGCATTTAATATTAATAACACAGTGGCTAACCAATGGATCACGGATTATAATACCAATTATATGTATCCGGTTCCGGTACGTCTTACAGGACGTTTCTTCAATGTGAAGTTAGAATTTAAACTATAA
- the kdsA gene encoding 3-deoxy-8-phosphooctulonate synthase yields the protein MIQYLDNIQHKDSKNFFLIAGPCIIEGEDMALRIAEKVINITDKYNIPYIFKGSFKKANRSRVDSFTTIGEEKSLEILKKVGETFNIPTTTDIHENEHAALAAQYVDVLQIPAFLVRQTDLLVAAAKTGKCVSLKKGQFLSPESMKFAVQKVTDSNNQKVAIIERGNSFGYTDLIVDYRGIPTMREYAPVILDVTHSLQQPNQSSGVTGGRPDLIETIAKAGIAVGADGIFIETHPTPETALSDGANMLRLDLLEDLLQKLTRIRESIL from the coding sequence ATGATTCAGTATTTAGATAATATTCAGCACAAAGATTCAAAGAACTTTTTCCTTATTGCAGGACCTTGTATTATTGAAGGGGAAGATATGGCACTTAGAATTGCTGAAAAAGTAATTAACATTACAGACAAGTATAATATTCCTTATATTTTTAAAGGGAGTTTCAAAAAGGCTAACAGAAGCCGTGTAGACTCTTTCACAACCATTGGAGAAGAGAAATCTCTTGAAATTCTTAAGAAAGTAGGTGAGACCTTCAATATTCCTACCACTACGGATATTCACGAAAATGAGCATGCAGCATTAGCGGCACAATATGTAGATGTTCTTCAGATTCCTGCATTTTTGGTACGCCAGACAGACTTATTAGTGGCTGCTGCTAAAACAGGAAAATGTGTATCTCTGAAAAAAGGACAGTTCCTTTCACCGGAATCCATGAAATTTGCTGTGCAGAAAGTTACAGATTCAAACAATCAGAAAGTAGCCATTATTGAAAGAGGAAATTCTTTCGGATATACAGATCTGATCGTAGATTACAGAGGAATTCCTACCATGAGAGAATATGCGCCTGTGATTCTGGATGTTACGCATTCATTACAGCAGCCTAACCAAAGTTCTGGAGTAACAGGAGGAAGGCCGGATCTTATTGAAACCATCGCCAAAGCAGGAATTGCAGTAGGAGCAGACGGAATTTTCATTGAAACTCATCCAACTCCGGAAACGGCATTATCTGATGGTGCCAACATGTTAAGACTGGATTTATTAGAAGATTTATTACAAAAATTGACAAGAATTAGAGAATCAATTTTGTAA
- a CDS encoding DUF1697 domain-containing protein — protein MKYCAFLRGVNVKGTNMKMADVCQVFKDAGMKEVTSILASGNIVFSSDKSAGELKIILEKAMSEHFSYESFLFIKSHEETEVFWNSIPFAKNDDLHIYGFVGISGVENVLMEEFKKAAQAENEKAEIVNDIFYWQVPKGNTLDSTFGKVLGKKSLKDQMTSRNVNTFEKILKKME, from the coding sequence ATGAAATATTGTGCTTTTCTCCGCGGTGTCAATGTAAAAGGAACCAATATGAAAATGGCAGATGTATGCCAGGTTTTCAAGGATGCCGGAATGAAAGAAGTAACTTCTATATTAGCTTCCGGAAATATTGTGTTTTCCTCTGATAAAAGTGCTGGTGAATTAAAAATAATTCTTGAAAAAGCAATGTCAGAGCATTTTTCCTACGAATCTTTCCTGTTCATCAAATCTCACGAAGAAACAGAAGTTTTCTGGAACAGTATTCCTTTTGCAAAAAATGATGACCTTCACATTTATGGTTTTGTTGGAATATCAGGCGTGGAAAATGTTTTGATGGAAGAGTTTAAAAAAGCTGCTCAGGCAGAAAATGAAAAAGCTGAAATCGTTAATGATATATTTTATTGGCAGGTCCCCAAGGGAAATACATTAGATTCTACCTTTGGAAAAGTTTTAGGAAAGAAAAGCCTGAAAGATCAAATGACCAGCAGAAACGTAAATACTTTCGAGAAGATCTTGAAAAAAATGGAGTAG
- a CDS encoding DUF2723 domain-containing protein yields MKNWTFRQWNTVLGWVIFVIAFFTYLSTIEPNFSFWDCGEYISSAVKLEVTHAPGAALFQIVGAVAAMFALGKGENYSIVINAMSALFSALTILFLFWTITHFVRRLLNKDFEEITKHQEISILFAGAVGALCFTFSDTFWFSAVEGEVYSMASMFIALLVWLITKWENEYQAADSERWIILIFFVLGLSVGVHMMCMLATPMVCLVYYARNYNFTWKNFIWANLITLLILSLVFKIIFPLIMTMFGRLEIFFVNGLGLPFHSGTIAAFILMVAISYFLIKYARKTKKNLYQTVALSAVYMIIGFSCWMVIPIRANANPPMNLNDPDTAIGMLDYYNREQYGDWPTIYGQNYTAFLDANGIEKNEDGSFKTKKTGEIYEKDEKTNRYRKTGDRFNYVFNKSQVSLMPRMFNEDKDVMSNYISMYGAPDFTFNYGNEDVADNPQAKQIFDELRAKYDDKSITAADYLKVKPYNLINVQKPSLLQNMDYFISFQNGYYFVRYLLWNYVGRQNDLEGNMESTKGNWISGIPFIDNVNVGNQDKMPAKFKNESTVAFFFLPLLLGLIGFFFQLNRDFGRFYALLSLFIITSVGIVFYTGVKPFEPRERDYAMVGSFYAFAIWIGLGAGAILWFAQSKIKSNGANIALGVVLLGVPFMMGFQNYNVHDRSNRYTAYDYAYSVLKSLPKNDILFVYGDNDTYPVWAIQETERFRDDVKVVNFTLASTPWNLDQVKRRTYNAMGLPSELTHDDYRDGVNDQIYMMKKEDWEGVFNMLKEQGVPDTEFKDFRKYLTQDSLTLKEAIKFIKFKSPEKDQLLKMYFGEEKYEKYNILPVNKFILPVNKDNALKAGIINPEDLPKVANQIMITYKGNTLYKNNLILMDLLANFDWKRPINFSSGGIYDSENIFYLNDYLQFDGFSYRLIPIQTLPSADGDMGRVDANNLYNVVKNFRWGNFKDLSAHFDETATSNIISYRMSASRAASALALKGQKAKALEILDLAAKEIPAEKYNDPRSLSSIVTGYIVAGQEQKGLQLAEVLKKGIFDEYDYYLSLSKADQSYVRRQMRTKPMEYSLVVAAVTDAYMKIGQKEKAYAYLVKSIEPIDKKFNAFVKELQQMGKEKAMKQSEDVQTITPFYQYLFDVMEPFDSTYSKEKENQITSAIIKVTQ; encoded by the coding sequence ATGAAAAATTGGACTTTTAGGCAATGGAACACCGTTTTAGGATGGGTGATTTTCGTCATTGCGTTTTTCACGTACTTGTCCACCATAGAACCCAATTTCAGTTTTTGGGATTGTGGCGAGTACATTTCTTCTGCAGTAAAACTTGAAGTAACGCACGCTCCCGGAGCGGCTTTATTCCAGATTGTGGGCGCTGTGGCGGCCATGTTTGCATTAGGGAAAGGCGAAAATTACTCCATCGTAATCAACGCGATGTCTGCATTGTTCAGCGCACTGACTATTTTATTTTTGTTTTGGACGATCACTCATTTTGTGAGAAGATTGCTGAACAAAGATTTTGAAGAAATTACAAAACATCAGGAAATCTCTATTTTATTTGCGGGAGCGGTAGGAGCATTGTGTTTCACCTTCTCGGATACATTCTGGTTCTCGGCAGTAGAAGGAGAGGTTTACTCAATGGCTTCTATGTTTATCGCGCTTTTGGTCTGGTTGATTACGAAATGGGAAAATGAGTATCAGGCAGCAGACAGTGAGAGATGGATTATCCTTATTTTCTTCGTTTTAGGACTTTCTGTTGGGGTACACATGATGTGTATGCTGGCAACTCCTATGGTGTGTCTTGTATATTATGCAAGAAACTATAATTTTACCTGGAAAAACTTTATCTGGGCTAACCTTATTACCTTGTTAATTTTGAGTTTGGTCTTCAAAATTATCTTCCCGTTAATTATGACGATGTTCGGAAGACTGGAAATTTTCTTTGTAAACGGTCTTGGACTTCCTTTCCACTCCGGAACAATTGCAGCCTTTATTCTAATGGTGGCAATCAGTTATTTCTTAATCAAATATGCCAGAAAAACGAAAAAAAATCTATACCAGACGGTTGCTTTATCGGCGGTGTATATGATTATCGGGTTCTCTTGCTGGATGGTAATTCCAATTAGAGCGAATGCTAATCCACCAATGAACCTTAACGATCCGGATACGGCAATTGGTATGTTGGATTATTATAACAGAGAACAGTATGGTGACTGGCCAACGATCTATGGCCAAAATTATACGGCTTTCCTTGACGCAAATGGGATTGAAAAGAATGAAGACGGAAGTTTTAAGACAAAAAAAACCGGAGAAATTTATGAAAAAGATGAGAAAACGAACCGCTACAGAAAGACGGGTGACCGATTCAATTATGTTTTCAATAAGTCTCAGGTAAGCTTAATGCCAAGAATGTTTAATGAGGATAAAGATGTAATGTCTAACTACATTTCAATGTATGGGGCTCCTGATTTCACATTCAATTATGGCAATGAAGATGTGGCAGATAACCCTCAGGCTAAACAAATATTTGATGAACTGAGAGCTAAGTATGATGATAAATCTATTACAGCTGCAGATTATTTAAAGGTAAAACCTTATAATCTTATTAATGTTCAGAAGCCTTCTTTGCTTCAGAATATGGATTATTTTATTTCTTTCCAGAATGGATATTACTTTGTAAGATACCTGTTGTGGAACTATGTAGGAAGACAGAATGATCTTGAAGGAAACATGGAAAGCACAAAAGGAAACTGGATTTCCGGAATTCCTTTTATTGATAATGTAAATGTAGGAAATCAGGATAAAATGCCTGCTAAATTCAAAAATGAAAGTACCGTAGCATTCTTCTTCCTGCCATTACTTTTAGGGTTAATCGGGTTCTTTTTCCAACTGAACAGAGACTTCGGAAGATTCTATGCTTTATTATCTTTATTCATTATTACAAGTGTCGGAATTGTTTTCTATACAGGAGTAAAACCTTTTGAACCGAGAGAAAGAGATTATGCAATGGTGGGATCATTCTATGCTTTTGCGATCTGGATCGGATTAGGTGCAGGAGCAATTTTATGGTTTGCCCAATCTAAGATTAAATCCAATGGTGCTAATATTGCATTGGGAGTTGTGTTGTTAGGAGTTCCTTTCATGATGGGATTCCAGAACTATAATGTTCATGACAGAAGCAACAGATACACAGCATACGATTATGCATATTCAGTTTTAAAATCATTACCTAAGAACGATATTTTATTCGTGTACGGTGATAACGATACCTATCCGGTTTGGGCAATCCAGGAAACGGAAAGATTCAGAGATGATGTAAAAGTGGTTAACTTCACATTGGCTTCAACACCTTGGAATCTTGACCAGGTAAAAAGAAGAACTTATAATGCAATGGGGCTTCCAAGTGAATTGACTCACGATGATTACAGAGACGGAGTAAACGACCAGATCTATATGATGAAGAAGGAAGATTGGGAAGGTGTTTTCAATATGTTGAAAGAACAGGGAGTTCCGGATACAGAATTCAAAGATTTCAGAAAGTACCTTACACAGGATTCTTTAACTCTGAAAGAGGCGATTAAGTTTATCAAATTCAAATCTCCTGAAAAAGATCAGTTACTAAAAATGTACTTTGGAGAAGAGAAATATGAAAAGTATAACATTCTTCCAGTGAACAAATTTATCCTTCCTGTAAATAAAGACAATGCTTTAAAAGCAGGAATTATCAATCCGGAAGATCTTCCGAAAGTGGCCAATCAGATCATGATTACTTACAAAGGAAATACCTTATATAAAAACAACCTGATCTTAATGGATTTATTGGCGAATTTCGATTGGAAGCGTCCGATTAACTTCTCTTCAGGAGGTATTTATGACAGTGAAAATATTTTCTACCTTAATGATTATCTTCAGTTTGACGGATTCAGCTACAGATTAATTCCAATCCAGACTTTACCATCAGCAGATGGAGATATGGGAAGAGTAGATGCCAACAATCTTTATAATGTAGTGAAAAACTTCAGATGGGGGAACTTTAAAGATCTAAGCGCTCACTTTGATGAAACAGCAACTTCAAACATTATCAGCTACAGAATGTCAGCAAGCAGAGCAGCTTCAGCATTGGCATTAAAAGGACAGAAAGCAAAAGCATTAGAAATTTTGGATCTTGCAGCAAAAGAAATTCCTGCTGAAAAATACAATGATCCACGCTCACTAAGCTCAATTGTAACCGGATATATTGTTGCAGGGCAGGAGCAAAAAGGATTACAATTAGCAGAAGTACTTAAAAAAGGAATCTTTGACGAGTATGATTATTATTTAAGCCTTTCTAAAGCGGATCAAAGCTACGTGAGAAGACAAATGAGAACAAAGCCAATGGAATATTCTCTTGTCGTAGCAGCGGTTACAGATGCTTATATGAAGATTGGACAAAAAGAAAAAGCATATGCTTATCTGGTAAAATCCATTGAGCCGATTGATAAAAAATTCAATGCTTTTGTGAAGGAACTTCAGCAGATGGGCAAAGAAAAAGCAATGAAACAATCTGAAGATGTTCAAACGATCACACCATTCTACCAATATTTATTTGATGTAATGGAACCTTTCGATTCAACTTATTCTAAGGAAAAAGAAAATCAGATCACTTCAGCGATTATCAAAGTAACACAATAA
- a CDS encoding PLP-dependent cysteine synthase family protein → MSNVYDNILGLIGHTPMVKLNTVTKDIPATVYAKLESYNPGHSTKDRIALHIIENAEERGLLKEDSVVVETTSGNTGFSIAMVCIIKGYKCILAVSDKTKPEKIAYLKALGATVYICPANVPADDPRSYYEVAKRIALETPNSIYINQYFNELNIDAHYQTTGPEIWEQTEGKITHLFACTGTGGTLSGSAKFLKEKNPDIKIIGVDADGSILKSYHETGEIHKEDVHPYQIEGMGKNLIPSALLFDKVDEFVRVNDEMAAYRTREIALKEAIMGGYTTGAVTQGLIQYANSHELTENDVVVLIYPDHGSRYITKVYSDKWMAEQGFVNNCVHNYDEVFKTEFIK, encoded by the coding sequence ATGAGTAATGTTTACGATAATATTCTTGGCCTAATAGGACATACTCCTATGGTGAAGCTAAATACTGTTACAAAAGATATTCCAGCAACCGTTTATGCCAAGTTAGAATCATATAATCCTGGACATTCCACCAAAGACCGAATCGCACTTCATATTATAGAGAACGCAGAGGAGAGAGGCTTATTGAAAGAAGATTCCGTAGTTGTAGAAACTACTTCCGGAAACACTGGGTTTTCTATTGCAATGGTATGTATCATTAAGGGATATAAATGTATTCTCGCAGTAAGCGACAAAACAAAGCCTGAAAAGATTGCTTATCTAAAGGCTTTAGGAGCTACTGTTTATATATGTCCTGCCAACGTACCGGCGGATGATCCAAGATCTTATTATGAAGTAGCGAAAAGAATCGCTTTGGAAACTCCCAATTCTATTTACATCAATCAGTACTTTAATGAACTGAATATTGATGCCCATTACCAGACTACAGGTCCTGAGATCTGGGAACAGACAGAAGGTAAGATCACTCACCTTTTTGCCTGTACCGGAACAGGAGGTACCTTATCTGGTTCCGCAAAGTTTTTGAAGGAGAAAAACCCGGATATTAAAATCATCGGGGTGGATGCAGATGGTTCTATATTAAAAAGCTATCACGAGACAGGTGAAATTCACAAGGAAGATGTACACCCTTATCAGATTGAGGGAATGGGAAAAAATTTAATCCCTTCCGCTCTTCTTTTCGATAAGGTAGATGAATTTGTAAGGGTAAATGATGAAATGGCCGCGTACAGAACCCGTGAAATTGCCTTAAAGGAAGCAATTATGGGAGGTTATACTACAGGAGCTGTGACTCAGGGACTGATACAATATGCTAATTCTCACGAATTAACTGAAAATGATGTGGTTGTTTTAATCTATCCAGACCACGGGTCGAGATATATCACCAAGGTATACAGTGATAAGTGGATGGCCGAACAGGGATTTGTTAACAACTGTGTCCACAATTATGACGAAGTCTTCAAGACAGAGTTTATTAAATAG
- a CDS encoding aminotransferase class I/II-fold pyridoxal phosphate-dependent enzyme, translating to MDIFERIKENPGPLGQFADYGEGYFIFPRLEGPIGPRMQFQGREVIFWSANDYLGLCNHPEVIEADAKAAAEYGMFYPMGARAMSGETDQHLQLEKELADFVQKESAYLLNFGYQGMVSTIDALVSRNDVIVYDMDSHACIVDGVRLHSGKRFTYKHNDMESLEKNLQRATKVAEETGGGILVITEGVFGMRGQQGKIKEICELKSKYQFRLLVDDAHGFGTLGKTGAGVGEEQDCNDQIDVYFSTFAKSMAGFGAFLAGDKEIIRYLKFNLRSQIFAKSLTMPMVIGGLKRLELLRSRPEIKAKLWENVAKLQNGLKERGFNIGDTNTCVTPVMMQGTPVEATILVKDLRENYGIFTSVVVYPVIPKGMILLRLIPTASHTDAEINETLAAFEAIHDKLVSGYYKEQEQILLQEQGLSFKPI from the coding sequence TTGGATATTTTTGAAAGAATAAAAGAAAATCCAGGACCTCTTGGACAATTTGCAGATTATGGAGAAGGATATTTTATTTTCCCAAGACTAGAGGGACCTATCGGCCCGAGAATGCAATTTCAGGGTAGAGAAGTAATTTTCTGGAGTGCTAATGATTATTTAGGATTATGTAATCATCCTGAAGTCATAGAAGCAGATGCAAAGGCGGCTGCAGAATATGGAATGTTCTATCCAATGGGAGCAAGGGCAATGTCTGGAGAAACAGATCAGCACCTTCAATTGGAAAAAGAATTGGCAGATTTCGTACAAAAAGAATCAGCATATTTATTGAATTTCGGTTACCAAGGAATGGTGTCTACCATTGATGCTTTGGTAAGCAGAAATGACGTTATCGTTTATGACATGGATTCCCATGCCTGCATTGTGGATGGAGTAAGACTTCATTCTGGTAAAAGATTTACCTACAAGCACAACGATATGGAGAGTCTTGAAAAAAACCTTCAGAGAGCGACTAAAGTGGCAGAAGAAACAGGAGGAGGAATTCTTGTAATTACTGAAGGGGTCTTCGGAATGAGAGGCCAGCAGGGAAAAATCAAAGAGATCTGCGAACTTAAATCAAAATATCAGTTCAGACTTTTAGTGGATGATGCTCATGGTTTCGGAACACTGGGTAAAACTGGTGCCGGAGTTGGTGAAGAGCAGGATTGTAATGATCAGATTGACGTATATTTTTCTACTTTTGCAAAATCAATGGCTGGTTTCGGAGCATTCCTTGCGGGTGACAAAGAAATCATCAGATACCTGAAGTTCAATTTAAGATCACAAATCTTCGCAAAATCTCTTACGATGCCAATGGTAATAGGGGGATTAAAAAGATTAGAGCTATTGAGATCTAGACCTGAAATCAAGGCTAAACTTTGGGAAAATGTAGCTAAACTACAGAACGGATTAAAAGAAAGAGGATTCAATATTGGAGACACCAATACTTGTGTAACTCCGGTAATGATGCAGGGAACTCCTGTAGAAGCTACCATATTGGTAAAAGACCTTAGAGAAAATTACGGGATTTTTACTTCAGTGGTGGTATATCCGGTAATTCCGAAGGGAATGATTCTTTTAAGACTGATTCCTACCGCTTCTCACACGGATGCTGAGATTAATGAAACTCTGGCAGCGTTTGAAGCGATTCACGATAAACTAGTAAGTGGTTACTATAAAGAGCAGGAACAAATATTACTGCAGGAACAAGGATTAAGTTTTAAACCGATTTAA
- a CDS encoding DMT family transporter, producing MKLRGYLLGVLSAVSYGLIPIFILPIKQAHFSMDITLFYRFFFSALMVGAYLIYSKQNFRINKKEALILAILGVCYALSSEFLFIGYDFLTPGIASTVLFIYPVIVALIMFFFYKEKLTKLSIVSLFLAFAGVIVLCLKGSGFEINFAGLGIVMLSSLFYALYMVIVNKSNLKVSGFKLTFYSMLFTSLFFMTKSVIGHQSFEIPSMTILINFLIFAFLTTVISSLCLVYAIKSIGSTPVAILGALEPVVAVMVSVFMFNEKFTTNLLIGITLILLGVILNVISDRKKVSPI from the coding sequence ATGAAACTTAGGGGTTATTTATTAGGTGTTTTGTCGGCGGTTTCATACGGATTGATTCCTATTTTTATTCTGCCCATCAAGCAGGCTCATTTTTCAATGGATATTACATTGTTTTACAGGTTCTTCTTTTCAGCCTTAATGGTAGGGGCATACCTCATTTATTCTAAACAAAATTTCAGAATCAATAAAAAGGAAGCTTTAATATTAGCCATTTTAGGAGTGTGCTATGCCCTATCCTCCGAATTTCTGTTTATAGGATATGATTTTCTCACCCCGGGAATTGCTTCTACAGTTCTATTCATCTATCCGGTGATTGTAGCGTTGATTATGTTTTTCTTTTATAAAGAGAAGCTTACTAAATTATCTATTGTTTCATTATTTCTTGCTTTTGCAGGGGTTATTGTTTTATGCCTGAAAGGAAGCGGTTTTGAAATTAATTTTGCAGGATTGGGAATTGTTATGCTCAGTTCATTGTTTTATGCGCTGTATATGGTGATTGTCAACAAATCCAATCTCAAAGTTTCAGGGTTTAAGCTTACCTTCTACTCTATGCTTTTTACATCTTTATTTTTTATGACAAAATCAGTTATAGGGCATCAGTCATTTGAGATTCCTTCGATGACCATCTTGATTAACTTTCTTATTTTTGCTTTCCTTACTACGGTTATTTCCAGCTTATGTCTGGTGTATGCCATAAAAAGCATCGGTTCTACTCCGGTTGCTATTTTAGGAGCATTGGAGCCTGTAGTTGCCGTAATGGTAAGTGTATTTATGTTTAATGAAAAGTTTACAACCAACTTATTAATTGGTATTACACTAATTCTTCTGGGCGTTATCTTAAATGTTATTTCAGATCGTAAGAAAGTAAGCCCTATTTAA